The genomic interval GAGAATTATCAGTTGCCATTTGAAGTGAATAATGTTTCTTTGATTGGTGGTGATGAATTAAAATCAATCGCAGATGAATTCAAATTTTCACTTCCCGACAATCAAAAATTCGTAGAACGTCTTAGAAACTTGTTTTATCTAAGGGAGTATGTTCAACAATATTCAAACATTGACAAACAAGGAAATTATAATGGATTTATTGATTTGCTTTGGAAAAAGAAAATACAAAATACTGTTCAAAAAGACAACCTGCATCTTGAAAGAGAAAGGTGTATTGTCAGCATTGCCAAACAAAGATGTGAAACAGGACGATTTTATATCAATGCAGACAGTTTGCCACAAAAAGCATTATTTCAATTAAAACAAGACGAAATACTTGGATATGACGACACACATAACGGATATTTCATTACTCATGACATTTATGAAGAATGGACGTTGGATAAAATAGTTTCCCGTAGTTTTTCAAATTATTCAAACATAAAAGATTTTTTTGACGACTTAGGAAATTCATTACCTATTCGCAGAGCGTTTAGATTATGGTTATCTGACCATCTATATGAAAACAGTAACGAAATAGAAAATTTTATTCAAAGTGCATTTACCAACGTTAAGTTAACACAATTTTGGAAAGATGAAATTTTAGTATCTGTTATATTATCGGATTATTCAGAGACGTTTTTTAATTTTTTCGAGAAGGAAATCATTGCAAATGATTTTAAAATACTAAAACGTATTTTGTTCCTGTTAAGAATCGCCTGTAGTGATATTTCAGAAATTCAAAATATTGAAATTATAAAACCTAAAGGCAAAGGTTGGGAAGAAATAATTTCGCTTATTTACAAACATAAAACTGACTTTTTTGATAGTAATTTAAAACTTGTTTTACCAATTTTAACTGATTGGTGCGACTTCAACAAAACAGGAAAAACAACAAAATACGCAGGCTTGTTAGCATTGAGTTTAATTCAAAAAACTGAAACTGAAGAAAACTTCTATATACACGAAGTTGTAGAAGAAAATATTTTGAAAGTGGTTTTCAATGCAGCCTATGAATTAAAAGATGAACTAAAAGAAATTTTTGACAAAGTAATTTCTAATATTTGGACTGAACACAGAAACCCATACGCCGGACTTTGCTCCAAAATTATAGAGAAACCATATATAGCAACTGAATTAATTAAAACACTTCCGCAATCTATTATTCAATTGTGTGATTTGTTTTGGCAAAAACAGCCAATAAAGCAAGACAGATTTGGATTTGATAGAGACACAATGGAAAGTAGATATGGCTTAGCAGAAAAACACCAATTCAATTATTTTCCTTCAAGTGCTAATCAAACACCAATAAAATGGTTATTACAAATAGAATTCTACAAAACAATTGATTTTATCATAGATTTTACAAATAGAGCCGTTGAATCTTTCAGTAAATCTGATTATGGAAAAGAAGGTGTCGTAAAAGTTACAATACACATTAATGAAACGGAAGTAACCCAGTATTTAAGTGGTGCTATATGGAGTATGTATCGTGGCAATGGAAGCCCTGTTGTTCCAAACCTATTGCAGTCAATACATATGGCATTAGAAAAAACTCTTTTAGAATTTTCTCAAATCATAAAGCCAGAAATAATTCAGAAAATACTTCTAAGAATTCTTACTCAATCAAAATCTGCTTCTATTACTTCGATTGTTTGTAGTGTTGTACTTGCAAATCCTGATAAATTCTACGATATAGCTTTAATTTTATTTAAAACAATTGAATTATTTCATTCGGACACATTTAGATGCACAAATGAGTTTCAAGCTAAATCTCTGTATTCAATAGGATCTGGAATGGATAAAATGAAAGATATTTTATATGCAGGTGAAAGATTGAAGACTTGTGAGGATAAACATAGAAGTTCAAATTTGGAATCATTATTTTTAAATTATCAGCTTTTCGGTGTAAAAGGTTTTACAGAAGAACAAAATTCTGAATTCATCGAGAAATTGTATAAAATAATTGACCAATACAAATCCAACGGTTTAACAAATAAAGCATTTGGAATATTGTTAGCGAGAATGGATAGACGAAACCTTATTTCCAAAGTATCAAAGCATGACGACAATAATTTACGAATAGAATTTAGTCCTAAAGAACTTTCTGATGACCATAGAAAGGAAAGTGAACAAGCAGATAGTCAATACCAAGAGATTTTTAAATATACTTCTCTAAGATTATGGGCAGACTTCTTGAAGACAGAAAGGTCTCAAACCAAAACTTTAAAACAAGAGGAATATGATAAGACCCCTCTTTTAGCTTTATCTGAAACTAAACAACTTGTCGCAGAATTAAATTCTGGAAGAAATGTAATGGGTATTATGGGTTATTCAATACCTGGTTTTTCCTGCTCAAAATTACTAATTGAACACAACGACATACTATCAAGAAAAGATAAAGAATATTGCAAAGACATTGTACTTTCCAATATATCTGTCCTTTTTTCTGATGATTACAA from Polaribacter sejongensis carries:
- the avs4 gene encoding AVAST type 4 anti-phage nuclease Avs4, which gives rise to MNWKIFGLKYDNRETWAFEQMSYLLFCAEFNNRIGLFRYKNQTGIETEPIEKDGKHYGFQSKYYTTSVAVNKNELIASIKKAKSKNKQLDELFFYINQELSESTTKSKKKPQYQLDIEKAAKAEGINIQWRVPSHFELQLSLPDNKYINDIFFSLEPNQEDLLDEISKHNENILQAIQTEISFGDKQIKIDRSSVVETIANTSQSKKNIIISGEGGCGKTAIFKEYYNSYFKKIPICVFKANELNVNHINDIFHFDHKFTFVEFLNTYKDEALKIFVIDSAEKLAEISNNDILTTLIQKLKENDWNIIFTTRYAYLNDLTFHIKENYQLPFEVNNVSLIGGDELKSIADEFKFSLPDNQKFVERLRNLFYLREYVQQYSNIDKQGNYNGFIDLLWKKKIQNTVQKDNLHLERERCIVSIAKQRCETGRFYINADSLPQKALFQLKQDEILGYDDTHNGYFITHDIYEEWTLDKIVSRSFSNYSNIKDFFDDLGNSLPIRRAFRLWLSDHLYENSNEIENFIQSAFTNVKLTQFWKDEILVSVILSDYSETFFNFFEKEIIANDFKILKRILFLLRIACSDISEIQNIEIIKPKGKGWEEIISLIYKHKTDFFDSNLKLVLPILTDWCDFNKTGKTTKYAGLLALSLIQKTETEENFYIHEVVEENILKVVFNAAYELKDELKEIFDKVISNIWTEHRNPYAGLCSKIIEKPYIATELIKTLPQSIIQLCDLFWQKQPIKQDRFGFDRDTMESRYGLAEKHQFNYFPSSANQTPIKWLLQIEFYKTIDFIIDFTNRAVESFSKSDYGKEGVVKVTIHINETEVTQYLSGAIWSMYRGNGSPVVPNLLQSIHMALEKTLLEFSQIIKPEIIQKILLRILTQSKSASITSIVCSVVLANPDKFYDIALILFKTIELFHSDTFRCTNEFQAKSLYSIGSGMDKMKDILYAGERLKTCEDKHRSSNLESLFLNYQLFGVKGFTEEQNSEFIEKLYKIIDQYKSNGLTNKAFGILLARMDRRNLISKVSKHDDNNLRIEFSPKELSDDHRKESEQADSQYQEIFKYTSLRLWADFLKTERSQTKTLKQEEYDKTPLLALSETKQLVAELNSGRNVMGIMGYSIPGFSCSKLLIEHNDILSRKDKEYCKDIVLSNISVLFSDDYNYQISDGVEASIHAIPVLINEYLKETEDYTSLMVLALLDQTSIGHYKRICDYVIESIHKSKMWEQNPKIAQSILFGYVKLQPIYKNIIVEIRKKQGWGLISKSSILEELEKTNSDFIFENISFDINDISSLDIHGLEIVLQLIPSNTKDKTHLDIYSKSLPFLAPQLLKDRRSYKDDSGDDSNIYTLRLHIFMRFAYFILEREKSEIDIYLKPFVDSFSSTEETASFIAELLKAEDYLNKYEQFWYIWNNLYPKIKELCSNPRGYHLKEIIINYLLAWRWWREGVEEWRSLTKENLSLYTNASKEIGNIPSVLYSVVKVLNSIGSNFKDEGIDWIYTIISNNKSLNLGDLESNTLYYLEKFLRKFVFINKQKIKEEIKLKNKIIPILDFMIERGSIHGYLLRESIL